A region from the Oceanidesulfovibrio marinus genome encodes:
- a CDS encoding OmpA family protein has protein sequence MAKTEPALDADGIGAGTAKAPHQTQEPTADPQTPAALETIAPEPAQQSVAAKDVQSAPLAIEEVQPSPPAIEADWPVIDPVASVEGEEKSAAASPADQERQPVKRAATLDAGAQEVAQDVGQEVTQSAGAKEGTTEVTRPMVASVEARSPTESGGSPPGLFPQDPSEYMDARKHDSEDAAASASQTIEETAALPGESGAGAETAASLTGDGDSASDVIEEQGVPQETGGQARTLLARVSAGRMFVKGHDTLPPDSLRRIEELAATVRLSPGERLLVVGHTDDVPLGPELRRLYGTNFGLSLTRARQVRNLLVAGGVAPEAVGVAGVGNLHPLVPNTTTENREQNRRVDIWIVQKNRQQARQ, from the coding sequence ATGGCAAAGACCGAGCCGGCGTTGGACGCCGATGGAATCGGAGCAGGCACGGCAAAGGCGCCGCATCAGACACAGGAGCCGACGGCAGATCCGCAAACTCCCGCGGCTCTGGAGACCATTGCGCCGGAGCCTGCGCAGCAATCTGTTGCTGCCAAAGACGTCCAGTCCGCGCCTTTAGCAATCGAAGAGGTTCAGCCTTCGCCCCCAGCGATCGAGGCCGACTGGCCAGTGATCGATCCTGTCGCCTCTGTGGAGGGTGAAGAGAAATCCGCAGCTGCGTCGCCCGCTGACCAGGAACGGCAGCCGGTGAAGCGTGCCGCGACTCTGGATGCCGGAGCTCAGGAGGTTGCTCAGGATGTCGGTCAGGAGGTCACCCAGAGCGCCGGGGCCAAGGAAGGAACGACGGAGGTTACGCGGCCGATGGTGGCCTCGGTGGAGGCGAGAAGTCCCACCGAATCCGGCGGCTCCCCGCCGGGGCTTTTCCCGCAGGACCCGTCGGAGTATATGGATGCCCGAAAGCATGATTCCGAAGACGCCGCAGCATCCGCTTCCCAGACGATAGAGGAGACTGCCGCGCTGCCTGGCGAATCGGGCGCTGGCGCAGAAACCGCTGCATCACTGACCGGGGATGGCGATTCCGCCTCGGACGTCATCGAGGAGCAGGGCGTTCCGCAAGAAACAGGGGGTCAGGCGCGGACGCTGCTGGCCCGGGTGTCGGCTGGCCGGATGTTTGTCAAAGGGCACGACACCTTGCCGCCGGACAGCCTGCGGCGCATCGAGGAGCTGGCCGCCACGGTGCGGCTGTCCCCCGGAGAGCGGCTGCTGGTGGTGGGGCACACGGACGACGTTCCCCTGGGGCCGGAGCTGCGGCGCCTGTACGGCACCAACTTCGGGTTGTCTCTGACGCGGGCCCGGCAGGTGCGCAACCTGCTCGTGGCGGGCGGCGTAGCCCCGGAGGCCGTGGGCGTGGCCGGAGTGGGCAATCTACATCCTCTGGTTCCCAACACGACTACGGAAAACCGCGAGCAGAACAGGCGCGTGGACATCTGGATTGTCCAAAAAAATAGACAACAGGCGCGACAATAA
- a CDS encoding HAMP domain-containing sensor histidine kinase yields MLMDDRDKASTEESLDAWVTRVGSKLGFRITYMENGHVLADSNVPAAEVPDMEDHSTRPEVIEALDSGVGFSQRHSATLDKDLIYAAKKLPGGVLRLAVPMADVEARRAAMLSILWWSMPLAVLAALLIGLLLSRSLTRSISAFSAAARAIGEGRYGDRLRVYPGSEFKQLAEAVNRMASDIQTNIQKLQDEQGQRAALFDSLSEGVLIVDGSGKIRDWNPAFANMVPGETLRQGRTLLEVIMEPRLQNLVDEMSADPEYSGTRLLSFHYAERDLDVIVEPFRDNGGGRNTVIVLRDTTEVRRLESIRSDFVANVSHELRTPLTNIRGYAETLMDMEGLPENCGKFLAVILKNIGQMTLIVSDLLQLTRLEHDDGEVESTPIRVSPVLDEAFTTLEYAARDKELRIERDIAPEAELVLADRQGLETVFRNLLDNAIRYSPKGQAVQIRGMREGDTCVFEVRDFGPGIPRGHEKRIFERFYRAPEVGNAQRGGSGLGLALCQHSLRAHGGGIELVTPDDGPGALFRFTLRAADGEAAESGAKETSA; encoded by the coding sequence ATGCTGATGGACGACCGCGACAAGGCCTCCACGGAAGAGAGCCTGGACGCCTGGGTCACGCGCGTGGGCTCCAAGCTGGGCTTCCGCATCACATACATGGAGAACGGTCATGTGCTGGCCGACTCCAACGTGCCGGCCGCCGAGGTCCCCGATATGGAGGATCACTCCACAAGACCGGAGGTCATCGAGGCGCTCGACTCGGGCGTGGGGTTCTCGCAGCGGCACAGCGCCACTCTGGACAAGGACCTGATCTACGCGGCCAAGAAGCTGCCCGGCGGCGTGCTGCGCCTGGCCGTGCCCATGGCCGATGTGGAGGCCCGCCGCGCCGCCATGCTCTCCATCCTCTGGTGGTCCATGCCGCTGGCCGTGCTGGCCGCCTTGCTCATAGGACTTCTGCTCTCGCGTTCGCTCACGCGGTCCATCAGCGCATTCTCGGCCGCGGCGCGGGCCATCGGCGAAGGCCGCTACGGCGACCGCCTGCGGGTCTACCCCGGCAGTGAGTTCAAGCAGCTGGCCGAGGCCGTGAACCGTATGGCCTCCGACATCCAGACCAACATCCAGAAGCTGCAGGACGAGCAGGGCCAGCGCGCCGCGCTTTTCGACTCCCTGAGTGAGGGTGTGCTCATTGTGGACGGCAGCGGCAAGATCCGCGACTGGAATCCGGCTTTCGCGAACATGGTCCCGGGCGAGACGCTCCGCCAGGGCAGGACGCTGCTCGAAGTCATCATGGAGCCGCGGTTGCAGAATCTGGTGGACGAGATGAGCGCTGATCCCGAGTACTCCGGAACGCGGCTTCTGAGCTTCCACTATGCGGAGCGCGACCTTGATGTCATCGTGGAGCCCTTCAGGGACAACGGCGGCGGCCGCAATACGGTCATCGTGCTGCGCGACACGACCGAGGTGCGCCGTCTGGAGTCCATCCGCAGCGACTTCGTGGCCAACGTGTCGCACGAGCTGCGCACCCCGCTGACCAATATCCGCGGCTACGCCGAGACCCTGATGGATATGGAGGGCCTGCCCGAAAACTGTGGCAAGTTTCTGGCTGTCATTCTCAAGAATATCGGCCAGATGACGCTCATCGTCTCGGACCTGCTGCAGCTCACGCGGCTGGAGCACGACGACGGGGAGGTGGAGTCCACGCCCATCCGGGTCTCTCCCGTTCTGGACGAGGCCTTCACCACCCTGGAGTACGCGGCGCGCGACAAGGAGCTGCGCATCGAGCGCGACATCGCGCCGGAGGCGGAGCTCGTGCTGGCGGACCGCCAGGGGCTGGAGACCGTGTTCCGCAACCTTCTGGACAACGCTATCCGCTACAGTCCCAAGGGCCAGGCGGTTCAGATCCGGGGCATGCGCGAGGGTGACACCTGCGTGTTCGAGGTACGCGACTTCGGCCCCGGCATTCCCCGCGGCCATGAGAAGCGCATCTTCGAGCGTTTTTACCGTGCTCCGGAGGTGGGCAATGCCCAGCGCGGCGGCTCCGGCCTGGGGCTCGCCCTGTGCCAGCACTCTCTGCGCGCCCACGGCGGCGGCATCGAGCTGGTCACGCCGGATGACGGCCCCGGCGCCCTGTTCCGCTTCACACTGCGCGCCGCCGACGGCGAGGCTGCGGAGTCCGGAGCCAAGGAGACCTCGGCCTAG
- a CDS encoding DUF47 domain-containing protein translates to MSLRIPFFGIVSSRSPLKRLMEHYDKIAQGCEPIEDSLMCYISGGGVCREFKELSNEVDELEDKADKIKRSIRNHLPMGLFMPVDKTVFFNYTRMQDNILDEGQRAMNWLLMRRVEIPQEFQQGLVDLVSECIQTVKLLRAALEATVGFLHGEHYDRNRAKDAIRAVRNQHREAAQTKRALVIAIYNSEMDFKDIHQLIHFAEDILSMSHNTEGCADLLRAMIAR, encoded by the coding sequence ATGTCATTGCGTATACCTTTTTTTGGAATTGTTTCGTCGCGTTCACCGCTGAAGCGGCTGATGGAGCACTACGACAAGATCGCCCAGGGATGCGAGCCCATCGAGGATTCCCTGATGTGCTACATCTCCGGCGGGGGCGTGTGCCGCGAGTTCAAGGAGCTCTCCAACGAAGTGGACGAGCTGGAAGACAAGGCGGACAAGATCAAGCGGAGCATCCGCAATCACTTGCCCATGGGCCTGTTCATGCCTGTGGATAAGACGGTGTTCTTCAACTACACGCGCATGCAGGACAATATTCTGGACGAGGGCCAGCGAGCCATGAACTGGCTGCTCATGCGGCGCGTCGAGATTCCCCAGGAGTTCCAGCAGGGGCTGGTCGACCTGGTGAGCGAGTGCATCCAGACGGTGAAGCTGCTCCGGGCCGCCCTGGAGGCCACTGTGGGCTTTCTGCACGGCGAGCATTACGACCGCAACCGCGCCAAGGACGCCATCCGCGCTGTGCGCAACCAGCACAGGGAGGCGGCGCAGACCAAGCGTGCCCTCGTCATTGCGATCTACAACTCGGAGATGGACTTCAAGGATATCCACCAGCTTATCCACTTTGCCGAGGACATTCTCTCCATGAGCCACAACACCGAGGGCTGCGCCGATCTCCTGCGCGCGATGATCGCACGCTAG
- a CDS encoding inorganic phosphate transporter → MLFDIFLVLSIGAGLLMAFNLGANDVANSMASAVGARAITVKQAVYIAGILNFVGAVFLGSHVTATISKGIINPDIINDPTIIMLGMFAALVSASLWVLVATLTSLPVSSTHSIVGSILGFGLVAGGPGVVNWGTMISVVLSWIISPFFGGLIAYGVFTLIRSRILIRPNLIESSRRWAPRWIAFTMLLLMLSFMYKTPAGKSLHLPLPVSLAITLGVCAVAWLLGRIVINRLCDKMEDSVDGVECIFRRMQIGTSCYVAVSQGANDVANAIGPVAAIFMIAKHHQLLPKADVPIFLLVIGGAGIAMGIAIFGRRVIATVGERITTLTNTRGFAVDFGAATTVLAASSMGMPVSTTHAAVGSVVGVGLARGFAAVDFRVLGKIVLYWLLTVPIAAFTSIVIFQILRWTLT, encoded by the coding sequence ATGCTTTTCGACATCTTCCTTGTCCTCTCCATCGGCGCAGGACTGCTCATGGCCTTCAACCTGGGGGCCAACGACGTTGCGAACTCCATGGCCTCGGCCGTGGGCGCGCGGGCGATCACGGTCAAACAGGCGGTGTACATAGCCGGCATTCTCAACTTCGTCGGCGCAGTCTTCCTCGGCTCCCACGTGACAGCGACCATCAGCAAGGGTATCATCAACCCGGATATCATCAATGATCCCACGATCATCATGCTCGGTATGTTCGCCGCACTGGTGTCTGCGTCGCTCTGGGTGCTTGTCGCCACACTCACATCGCTGCCGGTTTCTTCCACCCACTCCATCGTAGGCTCCATCCTGGGCTTCGGCCTGGTGGCCGGCGGTCCCGGCGTGGTAAACTGGGGAACCATGATCAGCGTCGTGCTCTCCTGGATCATCTCGCCGTTCTTCGGCGGACTCATCGCCTACGGCGTGTTCACGCTCATCCGCTCGCGCATCCTGATCAGGCCGAACCTGATCGAGAGTTCACGGCGCTGGGCTCCGCGCTGGATAGCCTTCACCATGCTGCTGCTGATGCTTTCCTTCATGTACAAGACGCCGGCCGGCAAGTCCCTGCACCTGCCGCTCCCGGTCAGCCTCGCGATCACCCTTGGCGTGTGCGCCGTGGCCTGGCTGCTGGGCCGCATAGTCATCAATCGCCTGTGTGATAAGATGGAAGACAGCGTGGACGGCGTGGAGTGCATCTTCCGCCGCATGCAGATTGGCACCTCATGCTACGTGGCCGTGTCCCAGGGCGCCAACGACGTGGCCAACGCCATCGGTCCTGTGGCCGCCATCTTCATGATCGCCAAGCACCACCAGCTGCTGCCCAAGGCGGATGTGCCGATCTTCCTGCTCGTCATAGGCGGAGCCGGCATCGCCATGGGCATCGCCATCTTCGGCCGCCGCGTCATCGCCACCGTGGGCGAGCGCATTACCACGCTGACAAACACGCGCGGTTTCGCCGTGGACTTCGGCGCGGCCACCACGGTTCTGGCGGCGTCCTCCATGGGCATGCCGGTCTCCACCACGCACGCGGCTGTGGGTTCCGTGGTTGGCGTGGGCCTGGCGCGCGGTTTCGCAGCCGTAGACTTCCGTGTGCTGGGCAAGATAGTACTCTACTGGTTGCTCACGGTGCCGATTGCCGCATTTACGAGCATTGTCATTTTTCAGATTCTCAGATGGACTCTTACTTAA
- a CDS encoding oligosaccharide flippase family protein: MRQVTYMGLSFANTMVIARMLGPVNYGIASITLNYFFFVFWFADLGTGDYIVKEQEISDDALRSLASLHLVLGIVLAALFSLAAPILAWASTQPEITPLVRCVSIALLFELLASFSINLMRRELDFAYVGGIEMLCQVFIYTTSLTLVFLGASYWAPIIGLMVGSLSKFILAYRKAPYPISLYLKKQYLKPALNFGLRVSGAQALSNLKVLLVPLGVTPILGIGAAGIINLTVRLTQQLSLLRQVTRFMSLGVLSKFATDKERLARVTSKGMAYQALMIGPALALFAVFSTWLIPLVFGEEWFVSAKLFPAVALAFVILSVFDLHITILKLYEKLGAIALHFLAYFLLLYSTACLGMYLFGIWGYIIGQLFSTLSVFVLLRYTHRVLTGIDYSKAFGIVLFSAIPLVASVFMKPIPTFVVYIVSMTMLFIFSKTSREIVVEVLRSAKPTHS; the protein is encoded by the coding sequence ATGCGTCAAGTCACGTACATGGGCTTGTCTTTCGCGAACACAATGGTCATCGCCCGCATGCTGGGTCCGGTGAACTACGGTATTGCCTCCATCACGCTCAACTACTTCTTCTTCGTCTTCTGGTTCGCAGACCTTGGAACCGGGGATTACATAGTCAAGGAACAAGAGATTTCCGATGATGCCCTTCGGAGTCTTGCATCGCTCCACCTGGTGCTCGGCATCGTTCTGGCCGCGCTGTTTTCCCTTGCCGCGCCCATACTTGCCTGGGCGTCAACCCAGCCGGAGATAACGCCCCTTGTCCGCTGTGTCTCCATCGCCCTGCTCTTTGAGCTGCTGGCCAGCTTCTCCATCAATCTCATGCGCCGCGAGCTCGACTTCGCCTACGTCGGCGGCATCGAGATGCTCTGCCAGGTGTTCATCTACACCACCTCGCTCACCCTGGTCTTTCTGGGCGCGTCCTACTGGGCCCCGATCATCGGGCTCATGGTGGGATCGCTGTCCAAGTTCATTCTCGCGTATCGAAAGGCGCCCTACCCCATCTCGCTGTACCTCAAGAAACAATATCTGAAGCCGGCGCTGAACTTCGGCCTCCGGGTCTCAGGCGCCCAGGCCCTGAGCAATCTCAAGGTGCTGCTCGTGCCCCTGGGCGTCACGCCCATCCTGGGCATCGGGGCCGCCGGCATCATCAACCTCACGGTCCGCCTCACGCAGCAGCTCTCACTGCTGCGGCAGGTTACCCGCTTCATGTCGCTGGGAGTGCTGTCCAAGTTCGCCACGGACAAGGAGAGGCTGGCCCGCGTGACCAGCAAGGGCATGGCCTATCAGGCCCTGATGATCGGCCCGGCGCTGGCGCTGTTCGCCGTGTTCAGCACGTGGCTCATTCCGCTCGTGTTCGGCGAAGAGTGGTTCGTCAGCGCCAAGCTGTTCCCGGCTGTGGCCCTGGCGTTCGTCATCCTTTCGGTGTTCGACCTGCACATCACCATTCTGAAGCTCTACGAAAAGCTGGGCGCCATCGCCTTGCACTTTCTTGCCTACTTCCTGCTGCTCTACTCCACGGCGTGTCTCGGCATGTACCTGTTCGGCATCTGGGGCTACATCATAGGCCAGCTCTTCTCCACGCTCAGTGTCTTTGTCCTGCTGCGATATACACACAGGGTTCTCACGGGCATCGACTACAGCAAGGCGTTCGGCATCGTCCTGTTCTCAGCCATACCGCTCGTTGCCAGCGTATTCATGAAGCCGATTCCAACGTTTGTCGTGTACATCGTCTCCATGACTATGCTGTTCATATTCAGCAAGACATCGCGCGAGATAGTGGTCGAAGTGCTGCGGAGTGCAAAGCCGACCCATTCATAG
- a CDS encoding hybrid sensor histidine kinase/response regulator: MRMLDTSPPAIVQTRTRLHISDDLLGRERELGFLLQTFEQSSLGRGQLLLVPGQSGVGKTALVDKASSILHERNGIFCRGKFNQYQKGVPYFAIRQAMMDLCDSILGLDDPQREELRQNTSHAVGPHGQLLIDLAPSLEDFLGPQPPVPEITPLEARHRFANIIRNFLGVFSRPETPLVLFLDDWQWADTASLDLLRQLRIGKSLRYFLLIAAYRDNEVDDSHPFRLVLGDITRQNVPVETLSIRSLGQPEVARFVHSTLAPRIMDGGALAELVFQHTHGNPFYMRAFLNYIHDSAMVRYDEGAAVWRWNKEDFREENLPRDVVDLFARQLSRLPSTHQDIMARAACLGNRFDLGLLAIVNQTTPKQCLELLGHELAHGLLVPVGHTQTKDGDPTELMFVHDRVQQAAHSLIDERKLPWTKLYIGRLLLSKLDQNNIIDRIFEVVDHLNAGIPFIQDTEEKATVVELNVTAARKAKAAIAYDSALQYHRTAGSLFNDEAFSEYMWQERHGLCMGLYKEWAESEFLEGDPNLAKDHIRLAVSRAGSAVEKAEVINILIIQNTLQARYAEAIEAGREGLALLGITLPEDDFDARRDQAIDEVFQELEGRSVESLYDLPEMTHPEMRTAAKLLITMGPPCYRSHQKLWSVLVPMVVGLTLRHGNLPQIGYSHTAFAGLLIWVRNDFETARAFTDLAERLMTTKFHSPSDQSVFYLMIGSSARFWFSSLANSSTDYGSAYEIGLQSGNLQYAAYAFGHNMYCRYYQGTALPLLINESEQSLAFSRTRLNLWAIDLLEGGIGIFLELARANPEGAWDEDAYLRRVTEHNNIQVLCIHKVLRASFHLFMGDLDKALVMAQKAAPIIYTVGTQGLLPWPEHLITTLFILTGLYSDADAEQQRAWDHQLEESLGRLHSWSEHNPSNFEHVYLLARAEIARIHGAIAEAIPLYEQAMTAAAASGFLQWEAFANERASMFWKNRGNTMVALSYLQQAYSGYGRWGARAKQARMEEEFAALASAAFPGNAAAMRTPNDALARTQAVIIQRQMNLLRFHFYESSVNEKLQLAERQATELGEATSHLREEVAHRKKIEENLRESEEQLLRAKEQAEAATHAKSEFLANMSHEIRTPMNGVLGMLQLLETTVLTEEQEDYVKTAVTSSRRLTDLLSDILDLSRIEAGKFSLQEAPFELADLQRAALDVFELNARNKGLTLRFELSPGLPRNVIGDETRLRQILFNIVGNAIKFTEQGGVWVHAMPLPYTQGNQQRILFVIRDTGPGIPDEMLEQIFAPFVQAESSFIRKHQGAGLGLSIVRRLVEMLGGELAIDNGSDTGTIMYISIPFGQVQQTPEAPEELPLQAPQVAARSTVLVVEDDEVNMFSISRMLVKSGHNTLAAHNGKEAIRVLAENAVDCVLMDVQMPVMDGVAATRAIREGKAGPGNMRVPIIALTACAMMGDRQKFLEAGMDSYLAKPVDLEELQRLVRQTLDSTS, from the coding sequence ATGCGTATGCTAGACACCTCGCCCCCCGCCATCGTTCAGACAAGGACTCGCCTGCACATCTCGGATGATCTGCTGGGGCGTGAACGCGAGCTCGGCTTTCTGCTGCAGACCTTCGAGCAGTCCAGCCTGGGCCGCGGCCAGCTCCTGCTCGTGCCCGGACAATCCGGAGTGGGCAAGACCGCGCTGGTGGACAAGGCGTCCTCGATCCTGCATGAGCGCAACGGCATTTTCTGCAGAGGCAAGTTCAACCAGTACCAGAAGGGCGTGCCATACTTCGCCATCCGCCAGGCCATGATGGATCTATGCGACTCCATCCTGGGGCTGGACGATCCGCAGCGGGAGGAGCTCCGGCAGAACACATCGCACGCCGTGGGTCCCCATGGCCAGCTGTTGATCGATCTGGCGCCTTCGCTGGAGGACTTTCTCGGGCCGCAGCCGCCCGTGCCGGAGATAACGCCGCTGGAGGCAAGGCACCGCTTCGCCAACATCATCCGGAATTTCCTGGGCGTGTTCAGCCGGCCGGAAACACCCCTTGTCCTGTTTCTGGATGACTGGCAGTGGGCTGATACGGCGTCTCTCGATCTCCTCAGACAGCTGCGCATCGGCAAGTCGTTGCGCTACTTCCTGCTCATCGCCGCATACCGTGACAACGAGGTGGACGACTCGCACCCCTTCAGGCTCGTCCTCGGCGACATCACCCGTCAGAACGTGCCCGTGGAAACCCTGTCGATACGAAGCCTCGGCCAGCCAGAGGTTGCCCGCTTCGTCCACTCCACCCTGGCTCCGCGCATTATGGATGGCGGCGCGCTTGCGGAGCTCGTGTTCCAGCATACGCACGGCAACCCGTTCTACATGCGGGCATTCCTCAACTACATCCATGACTCCGCGATGGTGCGGTACGACGAGGGCGCCGCGGTCTGGCGCTGGAACAAAGAGGATTTCCGGGAAGAGAACCTGCCGCGGGACGTGGTGGACCTCTTTGCCAGGCAGCTCTCCCGGCTCCCTTCCACACATCAGGACATCATGGCCCGCGCGGCATGCCTGGGCAACCGATTCGATCTGGGGCTCCTCGCCATCGTCAACCAGACCACGCCAAAGCAGTGCCTGGAGCTGCTGGGCCACGAGCTGGCGCACGGCCTGCTCGTGCCTGTCGGCCATACCCAGACAAAGGACGGCGATCCTACCGAGCTGATGTTCGTGCACGACCGCGTCCAGCAAGCCGCGCACAGCCTGATCGACGAGCGGAAGCTGCCATGGACCAAGCTCTACATCGGCCGGTTGCTGCTCTCCAAGCTCGATCAAAACAACATTATCGATCGCATCTTCGAGGTGGTGGACCACCTGAACGCCGGCATACCCTTCATCCAGGACACCGAGGAAAAAGCCACGGTGGTGGAGCTGAACGTCACAGCCGCGCGCAAGGCAAAGGCGGCCATCGCTTACGACTCCGCCCTGCAATACCACCGCACCGCCGGCAGCCTGTTCAACGACGAGGCATTCTCGGAATACATGTGGCAAGAACGCCACGGCCTCTGCATGGGGCTGTACAAGGAGTGGGCAGAGAGCGAGTTTCTGGAAGGCGATCCCAACCTGGCCAAAGACCACATCCGGCTGGCCGTTTCGCGCGCCGGCTCTGCAGTGGAAAAGGCCGAGGTCATCAATATCCTCATCATCCAGAACACGCTGCAGGCCAGGTATGCGGAGGCCATAGAGGCCGGCCGGGAGGGCCTGGCGTTGTTGGGCATCACCCTGCCCGAGGACGACTTCGACGCCAGGCGGGACCAGGCCATAGACGAGGTGTTCCAGGAGCTGGAGGGCCGTAGCGTGGAGTCGCTGTACGACCTGCCCGAGATGACCCACCCGGAGATGCGCACGGCCGCCAAGCTGCTCATCACCATGGGGCCGCCGTGCTACCGTTCCCACCAGAAGCTCTGGTCCGTCCTGGTCCCCATGGTGGTCGGCCTTACTTTGCGCCACGGCAACCTGCCCCAGATCGGCTACAGCCACACCGCCTTCGCCGGGTTGCTCATCTGGGTGCGCAACGACTTCGAGACCGCCCGCGCATTTACCGATCTGGCCGAGCGTCTGATGACCACGAAGTTCCACTCGCCATCCGACCAGAGCGTTTTCTACCTGATGATCGGCAGCTCGGCGCGTTTCTGGTTCTCCTCCCTTGCCAATAGCAGCACGGACTACGGCTCGGCCTATGAGATCGGATTGCAGTCCGGCAACCTGCAGTACGCTGCATACGCCTTTGGCCACAACATGTACTGCCGCTACTATCAGGGCACGGCCCTGCCCCTGCTCATCAACGAATCGGAGCAGTCCCTGGCGTTCAGCAGGACCCGGCTGAACCTCTGGGCCATCGACCTGCTGGAAGGCGGCATCGGCATCTTCCTTGAGCTGGCCAGGGCCAATCCGGAAGGCGCCTGGGACGAAGACGCCTACCTGCGGCGGGTAACAGAGCACAACAATATCCAGGTCCTGTGCATCCACAAGGTGCTGCGCGCTTCGTTCCACCTGTTCATGGGCGACCTGGACAAAGCCCTGGTCATGGCCCAGAAGGCAGCCCCCATCATCTACACGGTCGGCACGCAAGGACTCCTGCCGTGGCCGGAGCATCTGATCACCACCCTGTTCATCCTCACGGGGCTATACAGCGACGCGGATGCAGAGCAGCAACGGGCGTGGGACCATCAGCTGGAAGAATCCCTCGGCAGGCTGCACTCCTGGTCGGAACACAACCCCTCCAACTTCGAGCACGTCTACCTGCTGGCGCGGGCCGAGATCGCCCGCATCCACGGCGCCATTGCCGAGGCCATTCCCCTGTACGAACAGGCCATGACAGCCGCAGCCGCCTCCGGGTTCCTGCAATGGGAAGCCTTTGCCAATGAGCGCGCCTCGATGTTCTGGAAAAATCGCGGCAATACGATGGTTGCCCTTTCCTACCTGCAGCAGGCCTACAGCGGCTACGGCCGTTGGGGCGCACGAGCCAAGCAGGCCAGAATGGAGGAAGAGTTCGCCGCCCTGGCATCTGCCGCTTTCCCTGGTAACGCCGCGGCCATGCGCACCCCGAACGACGCCTTGGCGCGTACGCAGGCCGTGATCATCCAACGCCAGATGAATCTGTTGCGTTTCCATTTCTACGAATCGTCGGTCAACGAAAAGCTCCAGCTTGCAGAGCGCCAGGCCACGGAGCTGGGCGAGGCCACATCGCATCTGCGCGAGGAAGTGGCCCACCGCAAGAAGATCGAGGAGAACCTGCGGGAGAGCGAGGAGCAGCTGCTGCGGGCCAAGGAGCAGGCCGAGGCGGCCACCCACGCCAAGTCGGAGTTTCTGGCCAACATGAGCCATGAGATCCGCACCCCCATGAACGGCGTGCTGGGCATGCTTCAGCTCCTGGAGACCACGGTCCTGACCGAAGAGCAGGAGGACTATGTGAAGACCGCGGTGACGTCCTCCAGACGGCTCACGGATCTACTGTCCGACATCCTGGACCTGTCACGGATAGAGGCCGGCAAGTTCAGCCTGCAGGAAGCTCCCTTTGAGCTGGCGGATCTCCAGCGGGCCGCGCTCGACGTGTTCGAGCTGAACGCTCGCAACAAGGGGCTGACCCTGCGGTTCGAGTTAAGCCCCGGCCTCCCCAGGAACGTGATTGGCGACGAGACCCGGCTGCGGCAAATTCTTTTCAACATCGTAGGGAACGCCATCAAGTTCACCGAGCAAGGCGGCGTCTGGGTGCACGCCATGCCCCTGCCCTATACACAAGGCAACCAGCAGCGCATCCTTTTCGTCATCCGGGACACCGGCCCCGGCATCCCGGACGAGATGCTGGAGCAGATCTTCGCCCCATTCGTGCAGGCGGAAAGCTCGTTCATCCGCAAGCACCAGGGCGCAGGGCTTGGTCTGTCCATAGTCCGCCGCCTGGTCGAGATGCTGGGCGGCGAGCTTGCCATCGACAACGGCTCCGACACCGGAACCATCATGTACATATCCATTCCCTTCGGCCAGGTGCAGCAGACCCCGGAGGCGCCGGAGGAGCTGCCGTTGCAGGCGCCGCAGGTCGCGGCCAGATCGACAGTCCTCGTGGTGGAGGATGACGAAGTCAACATGTTCTCGATCAGCAGGATGCTGGTGAAGTCCGGCCACAACACCCTCGCGGCGCACAACGGCAAAGAAGCGATCCGCGTGCTGGCCGAGAACGCCGTGGACTGCGTGCTCATGGATGTACAGATGCCCGTGATGGACGGCGTGGCCGCCACCAGGGCCATACGCGAAGGCAAGGCCGGGCCCGGCAACATGCGCGTGCCCATCATCGCGCTAACGGCGTGCGCCATGATGGGCGACCGGCAAAAGTTCCTCGAAGCAGGCATGGACAGCTATCTGGCCAAGCCTGTGGATCTGGAGGAGCTGCAGCGCCTTGTCCGCCAGACCCTTGATTCCACATCGTAG